The segment AGTGCACAATTTGCTTGTGACTTAGATAATACGTATTGTATGACTCTGAGCTCAGTCTGATTTGACTCCCTAGGCCCTGGTATATCAGATATGTTAGTTGACAATGCACAGGACCAGCAGTCCTGGGCGTCAATCAGAGAATGTATGAACAACATCACAAAAATCGTCCCCGCAGACCTACACAATTCAACCGTCCTCTACCTTGGGGCAACTGCTGGGATGAGGCTGCTACAGTGAGTTGTGGGTTTGTCTTCCTCCATTGTGAGCGTACCTCACCAATCTTCTAGGTATGGAGTCCTTTATAGTCTATCTGGCTGACCTATCTCTGTTGTTGCACTTTTGGGAATGGATCTATGGTAGATACAGAAGGAGacatgtgcatgcacacacatactgaTCCCACACACAGAATACGAATAGGTTTTACACCATATTTAATCAACCTACTGTAGGCCTATTATTGATCTCTAAATTCTCTACTGGACTGGAGATAATATACAACCTTAAAATGTATCTCTCTTGATTACAAGTTCACAGAATGAAACTAAATCCAATGAGATCTTAAGGAACCTGCAGAACTACCTCCAATCTCTGCCGTTTAACTTCCAAAACGCCTCCATCATGTCAGGGAAAGAGGAAGGGCTGTACGGATGGATCACCGTCAACTACCTGTTGGGAAACTTCCTGGAGGTACATTACAACTTTACATTAACTTCAAAACCTTTACAATAACTTAAACTACCTGATGGGAGACTTCCTGGAGGTACATTATAACTTTACATTAACTTCAAAACCTTTACAATAACTTAAACTACCTGATGGGAGACTTCCTGGAGGTACATTACAACTTTACATTAACTTCAAAATGTTTACAATAACTTTAGAATGACCTAAATAATTCTTAggcatactgtatgtatatgtacTGATGTGTGGGTAACTGtcagtattgtgtgtaaatgtgtgtaggAACAATTTTTTGTTCTATTGTTCTTCTGTTAATTGTGTGTAGTTctatccttgagctgttcttatctattgatgttctgtattatgtcatgtttatgTTTTatgtggatcccaggaagagtaactgctgcttcagcatcagctaatggggatcaaaCATAAAGACATAAAGAAATAATGAACATTTTAGCACAAAAtcaatgtttatatatataaatgtagGAGGTAGATcatctttaatattgcagatagattgttggTTATATCAGTGTAATAATTATATGGCAAGTAAAAAATCTAAACTGGATAGTTTtgaagtaaaatatatttttaaaaatatatgggggattggaaatgatgcagacaattatttccaatcccccacatattgtttttcttattttttttaaatatattttatttctttattattttccataaccctaccacccctcccctaattggagttaACTAATGGAAGACAATACTTAGGCTTATACTTCCAGATTATACAtattatatacattttacggacacggTACAATTTACATCAgtgatcttttattttataacttTTTTACctttcagctaccctcaacccctcccatttatttctgaaaacaatccagttttgatttctatttgccatatattctttaactgtgctgtgatgtttcacaaacgtcctgaaccttcctattctcatagtttctagtTGTAAATTAAAGATGAGCATTTTTAATAAGAGttctattatattattgattgaatgACTATGGCTTTTCATGTCACCCAGCAGTGCTTTTTGCAGAGTTAGCTTTAGGTAAATGTGGTgatttttcagccattcctgaacctgcgaccaaaaacaagctacatatgtgCATTACCAAAACAAGTGacctaatgattctgtctcttcacagcaaaatctgcagagttgGGATGGTATTTATCACCAATACATTCTATTGgctgcaagaattttgtataataatttaaattgaaaaactcttTGAATCCAGTTTTGAATCCGGCCTTGATTTCTATGTCAATTAATAAACCATGTGCTATGGAATCAgcacatcgaaaatctcttcccaactattttgcaacctgTTTGGCGCAGCTGTCATTTTTTTGTATGTAAATGGAACtggtatatttttttattgataaAAAATAATTTGACCAACTTTGGTCTtcaatgcagggccgacagacaagttccttagcTTCTACAATGCTTAAAATAAGATTGTTTTGCGGCTCTATATGGAACCTTTTTGAGGGCCATGTATGAAGCGAGCCATTGAACCCTTAAATATAGAAACATTTATTCTAACAGTGTAGGGTTTTTATCAGAATGCATTTATCATAAGTTCTTATCATTGTTTTTCATAAAGATCCTAATTGATTTGAAAACATCAATCTATCCTCTGGTTTGTAGAGAAACATATGGAACATGTGGGTGCGGCCTGCCGGAGGGAAGATGGTGGGCTCCATGGATCTAGGAGGGGCGTCCACCCAGATAGCGTTCACCCTCCCAGATCCCAACGTCGAGGGTACAGACATCGTACGGGTCTCCCTCTATGGCTACGAATACAACATCTACACTCACAGCTTCCTGTGTTATGGGAAgaacgaggcagagaagagagtCCTCGCTGCTTTAGTGAAGGTACAGTGTAAAGGAAATCTGGGTTTACTTTAAATAGTTTTGTTTTCTTCCAAATAGCTGATTGGTCATGCCCGGAGTGCTAAATGGCCTGGGTTTGgagttttgggactattccagcAGTAAAGAAAAATAAATCCTATTTGAACTCTAGAATCTAGAATCTGTTATAAAGTCATCCCTCACATTCGTTCCTGGCAGCATTGtcaacatgatgatgatgatgctttTATACTTAGCTAAGTGACTTTTTTTGTAATTAATGCAATCCTTCTGTCTAAGTCCATAAAACCCATTAATATGTAATTACCACATCCTAAGATATCTGAGGACACCTGATTACCTTGACACTTTACTGTCTCTCGGAGATGAGGCAAAATGCATTATGGTATTAATCGTATTGATCTGTCCATTTCTATATGGTTTGCTTTGCAAGCTTGGTCGAAAAGTGTCTGTTTTGCTAGGATGGTAGATAATGCATGCACAACTGAAGACAACCATTTTGAGGAGACAACAATGTAAATAGTGGTCCCACTTTACTTATAGTTGTTCTTGGACCTGTGTAGCCTAGTAACGCTGTAATTACTACTGTAGAAAAGAGGTTCAAGCTCAGCTATTGATCCTTTGGATTCCTTCTTCATGAATGTTCAAGTGACATACTGTAAATACTTTTACTGTGCTCTCTTTGTCTCACTGATCAGAACTCTGAGAACGCTACACATGTGACCAACCCCTGCTTCAATCTTGGTTACAACATGACTGTGTCGGCTGAGTCCATCTTTGGGACTGAGTGCATAAAAGCGCCTGCCGACTACGACCCCAAACAGATGATCACCCTGAAGGGGTCATCAGACAACGGAGCCTGTAGGGACGTGGTGCGATCCATATTTGACCTGACCTCCTGCACGAAGAACTGTTCCTTTGACGGAGTCTACCAACCATCCGTGGGACCCGGGGACTTTCTGGTACAGgcatacacatacacagatggacagacagacatgctgtAAATATAGGGCATATTTTGCAGTTATCTAATAAATATTGTGTCTGTCTGAGCTTCTAATCCATGTTCCCTCCCTCAGGCCTATGCTGGGTTCTTCTACACTGCTCAGGCTGTCGAGCTGAAAGGAATTTCACAACTGGACCAGTGGAACTCCTCTACCTGGGAATTCTGCTCCTGGGACTGGCCCACCGTGAGtccatgttgttgttgtagttgttggtggtggtggtagtggtcaCTCTGCTCCATGGACTGGCCGACTGGGAGCCCTTTTACACTGACAGCTActgatgtagaatcttaatttgagccagtgtgctacagcaggaaaataatcctgcagcatcaggaaatgtgaattattatgtggattataattaatggtattttttgtaggggtttatacatttttcgttagggcaaatcaagtctgaaatttctaagtggaaatgacaaactttagaagccttttaaaaactaaaatacactacaagtttctcAGCAActaaagagtgatcaaattaagatcctacatctgtatagcaATTTTCACATTTATAGCTGTGACAGAGAAAGGGAAGAGCATGACATTAGCTAAAATAGGGGTAAGCATAGAAGTAAAATATGAGTAAATAGATGTTCTATTTAATGATGTGGTGTAAGCTTACTCCACCTGAGAAAAAGTGACCATGCATTCCATGACTGTTGGGATCTGTTGGTATATAAAAAAGTGGACAACAGGTCAACTGTACTGTACCATCTGAGGTTAATTTATGAGGACCTTTCCTGGGTGGTGTTTGCCATGGAACTACTGTACACACAGACAACAGATACATTGTTTGTAAGACAGGGGTGCTGCCCAACAATTATCTAGGCTATTGCAATGTATTATTAGAAATGTATCGTTAGAAGAAATGATTATAATATTGCCTCAGCACATGGAAAATGTAATGGATAGACAAATggaatgtttgtttgtttttcttctttttttagcTCAAGCTAAAAAAGGCCTGGATAGCTGAAAAATACAGAAAGTCCTATTGCTATTCAGCACATTATGTCCAGACATTACTTGTAAATGGCTACAAGTTCAATAAAGACACTTGGAAACACATTGACTTCCAAAAACAGGTAAGTGTGGCAGAATACAGCCAGGTACCTTGGAGGTTCCAAACACGTGCTTCCAAATGAAAGTGCAAATATTGTCATAGTTTGTAGTTACGAATGTTTTCATGGTGATATACTGTACTGCAAAAAGAGAAACAAACAAGTAGAGAGTGACTCATTCCATTGGAAACCAATATAAATGTTGGGTATACTATAATTAACAGAGGCCAAGATCTTGACAAGGAAGCGGCTAGAATCGTTTCCTATGCCCCCAGGAAATGGAACTTGTGATGGAAGTCCAGACTCGAACTTTCGGCTGAAGTCTTTCAGTCTGTTAGACTTAATGAAGTGTAACATGAAGTATTTCTTTCAAAATCAAAGCACAATCCAGACTGGTTACAGTAGCTTGTTTGACATGATGAAAAATGGGGGATTTGTCCTCCAAGATCCCAAGATGATGATTCTCTGTTTTTCATTCTTACAAACAAGCAagctactgtctctctgtcctttgtGTTTTGAGTGTCAGGAGAAATTGATGCCCTTCGTCCCATCATCAGAGGGGGTTGAAAGACATGACTTCTTCAGTGGAAGGGAAGACAGATTTTAGAGTCATTTTCTCCCTGGGGGGCATAGTTTGCCTCAATTATTTATAaacggggcctcccgggtggtgcagtggtctagggcactgcatcgcagtgctaactgcgccaccagagtctctgggttcgcacccaggctctgtcgcagccggccgcgaccgggaggtccgtggggcgacgcacaattggcatagcgtcgtccggggtagggagggtttggccggtagggatatccttgtctcatcgcgctccagcgactcctgtggcgggccgggcgcagtgcgcgccaaccaagggggccaggtacacggtgtttcctccgacacattggtgctcctggcttccgggttggaggcgcgctgtgttaagaagcagtacggctggttgggttgtgcttcggaggacgcatggctttcggccttcgtctctcccgagcccgtacgggagttgtagcgatgagacaaggtagtaattactagcgattggataccacgaatattggggagaaaatgggataaaaaaaaaaataataataataataataataattatttatAAACGGCAAACATTCTTCTAACTTGTAATGTTCGTTATGCATTGTTGTCTTTCAGCCTTTTCCAATAGACTATTGATGTTAAAAAAGCaggcaggtcacccgtgatacaagtcagtattcaacttccatccatgtctgaggatgtcgggagatgacgtggaaaccggccactaggggcaacagtgagcgctgttatcgtcaagtaggtttcggttttgctagggtgttgtggatggggatggcgGATGGGCATAAGCATCTataactttgaaatttgacgtttgagaaacatggaggaacatctaattctgatgtgagactgtgagagcttgtagcAAAAAAGATATGATAGAGGATGACAGAATTGTGAAAAGGGTCAGGATTTCTGAACTCCAAATCGACCACTAGCGCCTACTCTCCTGCCACTCATGTAGATCAGAGAGGATTGCATAGGTGGAAGCAGTAAGGAGATATTTCCACCTAGCCAATCAGAAGGTAATATGAAGATATTGACATAATTTTAATACTGTATCCATCCAATCCTGTCAGATTGAATGTAGTGCCTAGGATGTAGAGGCTAGGTGACAATTTGGAATTGAGCAATAATCTGTTTTAAGTCTGTCTGTCCCATACATCTTGTTCATCCCATAGGCTGGGGTGTATGAGATAGCGTTTTATAGGTGTGGCAGTGAAGCATTTGAGATTTTGCAAAGATGGGTTTAAGTTTCCTCAACTAAATAAACAGAGGCAATGCATTCCatgactactgggactactgtaGGTATTTAACTAAGGAGAACAGGTCATTTGAGCTGAACCATCTGGGGTTCATTTGTGAGGACCTCTGTCTTTTtaggggctgcaggtagcctaggggttagagtgttgggccagtaaccggaaggttgctggattgaatccctgagctgacaaggtaaaaatctgttgttgtacccctgagcaaagcagttaacccattgttccccggtGCCAAAGAcctggatgttgattaaggcagcaccccacacctctctgattcagaggggttgggttaaatgtgaaagacacatttcagttgaatacattcagttggacttGGTAGGTATCCCCTCTTCACTCTGTTTTGTCTGTCCCCTAGGTTATAGAGGACAGTGGTATTCACTCTGTTTTGTCTGTCCCCTAGGTTATAGAGGACAGTGGTATTCACTCTGTTTTGTCTGTCCCCTAGGTTATAGAGGACAGTGGTATTCACTCTGTTTTGTCTGTCCCCTAGGTTATAGAGGACAGTGGTATTCACTCTGTTTTGTCTGTCCCTTAGGTTATAGAGGACAGTGGTATTCACTCTGTTTTGTCTGTCCCCTAGGTTATAGAGGACAGTGGTATTCACTCTGTTTTGTCTGTCCCCTAGGTTATAGAGGACAGTGGTATTCACTCTGTTTTGTCTGTCCCCTAGGTTATAGAGGACAGTGGTATTCAAAGGTGGTGTTGACAAATTTAAAATTAAGAGTACATTCTATCTTATGGGACAATATACAAATGTTTTTAAGAAAGATCACTTGAAACCTATAATTTTATTgaataaatgtattttataagAGAGCTGAACATTTTATGAATTAAAGGGTATTTGGTGATGTGAAAATCAAAACGTACAGATTTTAAGGTTGTATCGTTAGATTTGGGGTAGGGTGGGATCACCATAATTTCTAATGAAAAAAATGGGCCACCCAGAATATCAGGTGAAAAAAAGTCCCAactgaaaaagtttgaataccattggtgtaggggttaggggtcagtatTCTGTCTGTTTTAAGTGAGTCTGTCTTTCTTCATGCAGTCTTGTCCATCTCCTATGGTGTAATCTCTTGTAGGCAGACAACATACACATAAATGCTATGTTTAAACATGGGCACCGATGGCTAACGAACAGCAATAGTTCCGGTGCATAGGTTTTTCGTCACTGGTTATTTGGACAAATCACGATTTCGCAGGTGTTAGCATCTTTGGAATTTCAGAAGGTGAGGGGACATTCAGAGGGGACATTCAGCCAATAGATTTGCCCATAACTTGCAAAAAGAGAGGGTGGAACTCCTCGTTCTGGTTCCGGTCCTTGTTTATCATCTTTTCATCTCTTCGTATGGGACCCAGAACTTAATCGAGAAGCTGACCAAAGAATTTAGTTTTGcctccattgattttgttagtcactcagaAAACATatgaacatggcataagtcatggcaaaatgtgtagaatggcAGGAAAttcgctttaaaactgcaacaacaacaaacaaaaaaactcatggcaaaatgtgtagaatttcaggatATTACCTTTGAAACTGCAACATTTTATCACCGTCCTATGGAAACATGAGTATAATTGCATAGAATTTACTTTAACACTgcaagaaacaaaacaaaaatactcCCAAGAGAGGGGGGCGCAATTTTTTTTTGCGGGGCCTCCCATCCAAATCTTGATTAGGGCCCCCAAAATGGTGCTTCATGTAAACTTGGCAGCAGTTTCTGTGCCACAACAGTTACATTTTTTCATTCATCTTTAATACTGGTAATAAGAATGTGTTTTTAGGTGTCAAGTTATATGGCTACAATTTGATTAATGTTTGAAGTGTGATTTTATGATCGCTTACTAAAAAGCTATTGTTTAAATACCCTAAAAAactattgtttaccttttattTTTCAAAATAGATAATGTCTATTTGTTCGGCCTGCGGCCCACCACTCAGATTATATTTTGGCCCACCAAGCCCAAAAGTTTGATCACTTCTGGTGTAGGGGCTATGGTGTagagcaggggttcccaaacatTTTTGGGCTGTGATACCATTTTTGTTTGCCACTCCACCATGCTAAAAAAGTGATGTAATCAACGGCCAATATTAACTTTTTAAATTGTTGCTATGACAGTTTATTACaaatgagtctgtctgtcttcaaACTGTCTTGTCAATTCTCTACTGTGTGGTGTGCCCCCTAGGGGTCGGCAGGGGGGCACAAGGGTAAAATGACTTGAGTGAAAAAGTCTGGGAACCCCTAGTCGACAGGTGTACGGGCTCGTGGTCAGTAGTCTGTTTTaagtgagtgtctgtctgtctctcctcacgctgtctctctgtcccctccaggtACATAACACAAATATAGGCTGGAGTCTGGGCTACATGCTACATACATCCAACATGATCCCTGCTGAGGCCAAGCTGGTGCGTCTGCCCATGGCCAACTCTGTGTTCggtggcctcctcttcctcttcaccgCCCTCACCATCGTCAGTGTCATGTTCCTGATCATCAAGGCTGTGCGCGCCTGCTACTGAGCCCCACTAGAGGGCAGAGTGTTCAAATTACAGTTAAACCTAGAGTTGCAAAATTacagtaactttcccaaaatgtgttttttccAGAAATCCgggttggaagattcctggaatcaggagggaatggaatcctccaaccaggctTCTAGAAAACCttggaattttgggaaagttacagAATATGTACAACCCTAGTTACACCCGATGGAGGAAAGTGCTTCTGGTAGCACCCAGACACAATTACAGCAGGCAACAATAGAACACTGACAGATGCAAGGTATTATCACCAGATATTATCATCATCAGTTAAAAAGATTTAAAAGGATCTTACAGCCCACATAGAGTCTTattaattttatttttaaatcatcactatatgtctaataaatcaatgtgtgtgtgtttatttcatgaaaataactcCAAATATATTTGTTATTATTTATTTCGAGCTTCCTTTACAattgaaatgctcagtctgatcgTGTGGGTGTGTTGatataaatgtaaatatatttacatacacagccctgattggcAAATAGGATCATCTAGACTCTAGACTAGAGCCTACCCTGTTTACACCTTCAAAGTAGGATGATACATATGCTAATGCATTATAAGATCTTGTTCGCTGCTTTAGGCTCATCCCAAACAGACGAATGAGACAATTCTAAGAGATTCAGTGATTTCAAACGCTCAATTGGTCTTTAAAGTAAAATAAAAGAGAAGTATTAATTGCATAGTGAACTGCTGAGCAAAAATGATCCCGTTTGCACTAAGTCATCAgctatacagtactgtagatcAGGAGGTTGAATGAAGGTTGAAGGCCGCATGGTAAACACCTGAAATGACTACAATCTCTTTATTACATATTTTGCTGGATGGCATGGCATTATCGGTTATGTGATCATCTACCTCAGAGATCTTGCATGTTTCTCGTCTGATGTACTATATCAGCAAATCCTTGTCATACAGTCATTTTTTGTTGGTTGAATGTTCCATATTAACAATAAACTGAACATTACCCATGATGTTATCATCTCCAGACTCCAGCTAGTTATATCTGTTTCCTCCCTCTTCTTTACTTTACCTAGCCTACGTCCCCCTGTAGACTTTATGTATGTGTTCTGACTCTCCACAATTGCATGCACTTGTACTTTCCCCTTCAGACTGGTGGAGAATTGGGAtgctttttccttttttctcATTTTTTGACTGCAATTCAATGTGCTCTAGGTCAGTAGCTACCAGAAGGGGGCAGTCCTTGACCATAAATATTTACTAGTGAGCCAAGAATTGACATCCTTGTCCGTTGTCTTTTAATCCGTTCATTGTTGAAAAGCACCTCATCTTCAGAGAAATGTAACAGTGTGTTCTTCATCTCTGAAGATGATAGAACCAtatgggccagtttcccagacacagatcaaGCCTAGTGCTAAACTACAAATCACGTTCAATGGAGATTAGGTCtttccattgagcatgttttttAGTCCAAGACTAGGCCTAATATTTGTCCCAAAAAATAGCTCTATGTGTTATTAGTTAAGATTATAGACCTAATTGGTAATGGGTATCTGTTAGATCTGTCCCCTGTGACTCCAATGCCAGGGGGTGGATAGTGAGCCTAGAACTTTACAATTCAAGCACACTTCAAAGTGGATAAAAAGCAACATTAATTCGTTTTTATGTGTCTGGTTCTTATCATTTATTGCTCTCATCCATCAAGGCTATGTGCGTGTCTGTTATTTAAATTAGGCTCCATGTCTCATTTAAAAACGTGCTCTGCAATTGCAAGGCGCCTGTATCCAATATATGGACAGCTAGACCACGCAAGGCCGACTGCTATCAAATTACAGCGCATTTCTGTAGTCTACCAAATACCCATCTAGTCCCAGAAAGAGGACTTTTACTGTGAAATAAACTTTCCAAAACACACGGGTCCCTCGGGAGTGAGAGCTGCTTTTCATATGCCTTTGCTCCACTTTGCGCTAAAGCAAAACTGTAGGTTGGGATTTCTTCTGGAGAAGTAGGCTACCACAAGCCACTGAAACGTACTGGAGCCTACTTAACTATTGTAATTTGCGAGATTTATTGTTACCTTTATTAATGCCAAGGTTTCCTACAATAATGACAACCGCAATGTAGCCTATAGATGGAGATGAAACATAGCTCAATTCAAAAGTGATAGTATATGGAAAAAGCATTGTGGAGGAGCAGGAGACTTTATGCACGCTGCATCTTCAGAACCAATGCTGTCCAGTCTTCAATAAAGTTTgtgtaaccatatctacatggTGTCAACGGACGTGTTTGCACTATAATAAAGGCTGTAAACGTTCCTTGTGGGATGCACCCGGGTGGGGGAAACGATGGTAAGTGCGGTTCATGTTTCCTTAAATCAGAATTCTCCTTTTGCTGCCCGATAGCACAATTTCAAACTTTTGTTTTGGCTATGCATCCACGTGAAAGTGCTGAATTTGCATACTCTTGCTGCAATTATATTTATTCTGTTCTCGATAAAGCTGCAGAATAGCGAACTTCCAAACTGTTTGGCTAAAAAA is part of the Salvelinus fontinalis isolate EN_2023a chromosome 6, ASM2944872v1, whole genome shotgun sequence genome and harbors:
- the LOC129857588 gene encoding ectonucleoside triphosphate diphosphohydrolase 3-like is translated as MACKFGTSLAFFFLLASLAVIITISVIQGHKRVFESRLKYGIVIDSGSSRSTVHLYQWPAEKQNNTGVVSQTLRCMVAGPGISDMLVDNAQDQQSWASIRECMNNITKIVPADLHNSTVLYLGATAGMRLLHSQNETKSNEILRNLQNYLQSLPFNFQNASIMSGKEEGLYGWITVNYLLGNFLERNIWNMWVRPAGGKMVGSMDLGGASTQIAFTLPDPNVEGTDIVRVSLYGYEYNIYTHSFLCYGKNEAEKRVLAALVKNSENATHVTNPCFNLGYNMTVSAESIFGTECIKAPADYDPKQMITLKGSSDNGACRDVVRSIFDLTSCTKNCSFDGVYQPSVGPGDFLAYAGFFYTAQAVELKGISQLDQWNSSTWEFCSWDWPTLKLKKAWIAEKYRKSYCYSAHYVQTLLVNGYKFNKDTWKHIDFQKQVHNTNIGWSLGYMLHTSNMIPAEAKLVRLPMANSVFGGLLFLFTALTIVSVMFLIIKAVRACY